The region TATAACCAACATAATAGGTCGCTCCTGCAAGACCTGCTAAACATCCGGCAATAATCATTGAAAGAATGATATTACGTTTAACTTTCATCCCTGCGTAATGTGCCGCATCTGGATTAAATCCAACAGCCTTTAATTCATATCCAAACGTCGTTTTATCTAAAATTAACCAAACAACAAGGCAAGCCAAAATCGCTAAAATAAATCCAATATTGATCGATGAACCATCAAAAAGTGATGTCATCCAAGCCGTTTTTAATGATGCTGTCTCACTAATGGTTGCAGATTCTGTGCTATATTTTCCTGGAATAAATGTCGTTACGCCATATTGAACCATCCAAAGTGCAATATAATTCATCATAATTGATGTCACAACTTCGTGAATTTTAAATTTTGCTTTTAATAAACCTGGGATAATCGCCCAAACTCCACCTGCTAACATCGCGACTAACACCACCACTGGTAGATGAATAAAACGAGGTAAATCAAGGATAATCCCACAGTAAACCGCTGCAAAACCACCGACTAACATTTGACCTGAAACCCCAATATTAAATAATCCAGTTCTAAAGGCAAATGCCACTGATAATCCCGTTAAAACTAATGGTGTCATCTGCAATAAAGTATTTCCAAACTGTTTTAAGTTTCCACTCATGATGCCTTTAAATCCACCTTGGAATAAATACGAAAATCCTTCTGCTGGGTTATACCCTAAACATAATAAAACAATAAATCCAATGATGAAGCCAAGAATAACAGAAGCAAAAGGTGCCAATTTTTTTTGAACATTGTCATCCGCTAGACTAAAATTAATCTTTTTCATTATTCCTCACCTCTTTGTTTACCTGCACCGGCCATTAATAATCCAATTTCTTTTTCATTTGTGTTGGCTGTTTCTAAAATCGCAACAATTTCACCTTCATAAATAACAGCGACGCGATCTGAAACATTTAAAATTTCATCAAGTTCTAACGAGATAAGTAAAACGCCACGTCCTTTGTCACGTTCTGCAATTAATTCTCGATGAACATATTCAATAGCTCCTACATCGAGACCACGAGTCGGTTGTGCTGCGATTAACAACTTCGGTGAACGAACTACTTCACGTGCAATAATTGCCTTTTGTTGATTCCCACCTGACATACTACGTGTAATAGTGGTGCTACCCTGTCCACTGCGAACATCGAATCGTTCAATTAACTGCTCTGACTGTTCACGAATAGCTTGTCGGTTTAGGAAGCCACCTTTACTAAATGAGGGCTGATAATAGGTTTGTAAAATAAAGTTATCTTCTAATGAATAATCTAAAACTAATCCATGCTTATGACGATCCTCTGGGATGTGCCCAATTCCTGCCTCAGTACGTTTTCGAACTGGTAATTTACTAATATCATTTCCAGCTAATTTCACTATTCCTGAATCAGCAGGTTTTAATCCTGTAATAGCTTCGATTAATTCACTTTGACCATTTCCTTCAATTCCAGCAACACCTAAAATTTCACCTTCATGGACCGTCAAAGATAAATTTTTAAGTGCTGAAACGCCACGATTGTTTTTAACCGTTAGATTTTCAACTTGTAAAACAGGGGCTCCAACTTTAGCCGCGTCTTTATCTAGTTTAAACGTTACTTGACGCCCAACCATTAAATCAGCCAATTCTTGCTCTGAAGTATCAGCCACTACGACTGTTCCAATCCCTTTTCCTTTTCGGATAATGGTACAATGCTTCGCCACTGCTTTAATTTCTTTCAATTTATGTGTAATCACAATAATAGATTTACCTTCAGCGGTTAACTGACGCATAATTTCCATTAAATGTTCAATTTCTTGTGGTGTTAAAACAGCTGTTGGCTCATCAAAAATTAAAATTTCAGCATTTCGATATAACATTTTTAAAATTTCAACACGTTGTTGCATTCCAACTGAAATATCTTCAATTTTAGCATATGGGTCAACATGTAAGTTATAACGTTCTGATAATTCAGCTACACGTTTAGCTGCCTTTTTGATATTGATACGCCCACCAAATAGCTTCGGTTCATTACCTAGAACGATATTTTCGGTAACCGTAAAATTATGAACTAACTTAAAATGCTGATGGACCATCCCAATTCCTAACTCAGTTGCGACATTTGGGTCTGTAATCTTAACTTCTTTTCCGCGAACTTTAATACATCCTTCTTCTGGCTTATATAGTCCAAATAGAACACTCATCAGTGTTGATTTACCAGCGCCATTTTCTCCTAAAAGGGCATGAATTTCTCCTGGTTCAACTTGCAGTGTAATATTATCATTGGCTTTAATCCCTGGAAATTCTTTTGTGATGTTCAACATTTCAATCACGTATTCCATGATTTAACCCCTTTCTTTTTTATGATAACGTATCCAATGTCGGTGATAATGAACTCCATGGTATACTCTCTTACTTAGTATGTGTTAAATCCTATTCTTATTATTTACTTTAAAAAAAGTACGCCTGTGAACAGGCGTACTTCGTTTAACAAACAATCAATAGTATTTAAATGAATTATTTAAAGTTAATATTGCTTGCGTCATATCCTAATTCTGCTAACATTAATTCTAATTCTTCTGCAGAAGTTGGAGCAACTACTGTACCTGCTTTGATAGCTTCGAATACTTCATTTGTTTTGGTAGTTGTATCTTCTGTTAAGTTTGGATTCACTTCAGGTAATCCAATTCCATTTGTTTTAGCATCCATTGTGATGACTTGCCCACCTGGGAAGTTTCCATTTACAAATGCATCAATGTTTTCATAAGCTGCATTATCAATACGTTTGATGGCAGAAGTTAAGATAACAGATTTACCATTTGACATGACACCTTCTTCATATTGGTCTACGTCAACTCCAATCACATAAACTTCTTCACCAGCTTCTGCACGAGTTTTAGCTTCATTGATAACACCATTTCCAACTCCACCAGCTGCTACGAACACAATATCGATTCCTTTATCGTACATTCCACCAGCTTGCGCTTGTCCACCTTGAACATCAGTGAATGTTCCATTGTATAAATAATCAGCTACTTCAACTTCTAATCCATAAGTAGCATTCGCGTAAGCAACACCTGCTACATATCCGAATCCGAATTTTTCAACAGCAGGAATTTTCATTCCTCCAATGAATCCAACTTTTCCTGTTTGTGTTTGTAAAGCGGCTGCAACACCTGCTAAGAATCCAGCTTCTTGCTCAGCAAAGTAAATCGCAACTGTATTTTCAGCCATCTCAGCCGGTTGTCCATCTAAAATGATGAATTTTGTATCTGGGTTTGCAACTTGTAATTCGTTGATTGCTTCTTCAAATTTGAATCCAGGAGCAACAATAATTTGATTTCCTGACATGATTAAATTATCTGCTGCACTTAAGTAGTCTTCTTTCGCTTCCCCACCTGGTTGAACATATTTCACTTCAACACCTGTGTGATCAGCTGCATATTGTTGGATTCCAGCCCAAGTTCCTTGGTTAAATGATTTGTCATCAATGGTTCCTGAGTCTGTCATCATCCCAACTTTTACAGTCGTTTGATTTCCAGTTTGAGGTGTTTCAGTTTTTGCTTCTTCTGCTCCTCCACAAGCAGTTAGTCCAACTGTAGCACACATTGCAACAGCAAACATAGAAAGTAATTTTTTCATTTGTATGGCCTCCTCATATTTTATACATCTTAAGTTTAACAGAAAAGCTATTTAATGTAAATATTTTGTCGCTTTTTGTTAAGTATAAATTGTATTAAAAGACCAAATATTACTTTTCTTTTTTAAAACTACGATTAAGTTTTAAGTTGATTGCATTGAATATGTTTTTAAAATGATTCCTCCCAATCTAAAAATAGGCGCCTAACATAAAAGCTTTTAAAGAAGGAATAATCTTTCTTTAAAAGCTTTTATAAATGATCTAATTATAATTTATTAGGCTAGCATCATATTGATACTCAGCTAAAAAGGCTGTTAATTCTTCAGCTGTCTTAGGAACACTTAACTGATCATTTTTCATCAAGTTAAGTGCTGCTTCTATTTTTTCTAATGTCTCAGTTGTTAAATTAGGATTTTCTAAAGGAATCCCAACTCCATTTGCTTTTGCATCCATAATGATCACCTCTCCACCACGAAATTCACTTTGACCAATATCATCCAATGCATCATAAGCCGCATTATCAATTCGCTTAATCGCAGAAGTTAGGATAACTGATTGGTCATCTCCTAATTTTCCCTCCTCATATTGATCAATATCAACCCCAATTACATACACCTCTTCCTGATTCTCAGTACGTGCTTTGGCCTCATTAATCACACCATTTCCAACGGCAGCTGCCGCTGAGAAGATAATATCCACCCCTTTATCGTACATGCCTCCGGCCATCATTTGCCCACCTTGTACATCATAAAAGGTCCCTTGAAATTGATAATCAGTCACTATCGTCTTCGTTCCATACAATTGATTAGCATAAGCAACACCCGCTACATAGCCTCTTCCAAATTTTTCAACAGCTGGTATTTTCATTCCACCTATAAAAGCAACTTTTTCTGTTTTAGATTGAAGAGCTGCCGCCATTCCAACTAAAAATCCAGCTTCATTTTCTGCAAAATAGATAGACATTGTATTAGGACTTTCTACAGATGGTTGCCCATCTAATAAAACAAATTTAACTTCTGGATTTTCTTGTTGTAATTTCGTAATCGCCTCTTCAAATTTAAATCCTGGTGCAATGACAATGTTACTACCTGCCATGATTAAATTATCACCTGATGTGACATAATCTTCCGTTGTTTCGCCTGACGGTTGAACAAACTGTGCCTTTACGCCTTCATGATCCTCAACGTAACGTTGGATTCCTTCCCACGTTCCTTGATTAAACGACTTATCATCGATGCTTCCCGAGTCAATCAACATTCCAATTTTTAACGCTTCTTCACTCTTTGATGAATTGTTACAAGCGACTAATACAAAGCTAAGTATTAAAAAAAATAGAATGCTTATACTATTTTTTTTCATAGTTGAACCTCCTTTTATGACATTTTTTTATCTTCTTTTATTATTCATCAAATTCACTGACTTATTACTTATTTTCCACAAACATCAAAAAAAGAGGGGATATCAATCTTCCTCTTTTTTTAAATTATTGAGTTAAATCAGTTGAAACGACAATTTCTCCCGAGATAATTTTTTCCTGATAGTCCTGAACGATACTAACAGTATTCCCTTCTAACTGCTCATTTTCTAAGGTCACCCTAACGCCCCCGTTTTCAAGCCCTAAAATGAGCTGATTTCCAAGCGTAAATTCTTGTGTTAACCACCCATTTAAAAGATTAGAAACTGCGACGTCAACATTTTTCAAAACGGATGTTAATACCACTGAGTTTCCATTTGAAAGACGACCTTCTTCTAATAAATCGATGACTGAATTTATCACCCATACAGGACGATGATTTTGTGTATACTGTTTCGCCACTTCAATGACATCATGTTGTAAAGAACCTACCCTCTCGAATACAATATCATGATGATCATCATACAAGCTTTTAACGACCTGCTTTAAATCAACTGTTGAAATTGATTTTAAAATATATTTTTCTGTTACTTCAATATCAGAACGAACGGCTTTAGCACCTGCTATAAATCCACAACCATATTTGTTCTCTACTGATGAATCATCTGCATAGCCTAAATAAGCAATCTTATTGGTATTCGTTTGTAAAGCAGCTATGACTCCTGCTAAAAAGGCTGCAGATTCTTCATGAAATTTAACTCCAAATACATTTGATGACTTCGTGTAATAGTCAAAGGTTAAAAAAACAATATCCGGATAATTATTGATGATGGTTTCAAGTTCTTTCTCATATGTTGAATTCGGTATTAAAATCAATTGCGCCCCACTTGCAATTAATTGATTCACCGTATTTAAATAACTATTTGCATTATTTTCTTTGGGTGTTTCCACTTCAAATTTAATTTCAGGATATTCCCTATTCAATTCCTTACTTATCTTTTGAAGTAATTCACGATTTAAATCTTGATGGGGATCATCTACTAAGCCAACTTTCAATTTCGTCGCCACTTCAACCACTTGGCGTGTCATAGGTTGTTGATCCTCTTGTTCTTCGCTAACCGTCTCAATTGAAATAGGCTGTAGTAATTTAATACTGCTCGTCTCCTCTTCACCTGTTTGAAATGTACCTAGACTCTGATTGAATGGTTGACATCCCGTACAAAGCAAAAGACTCATTGCAAAGGTTGCAATCGCCACTCGCTTTTGATTAAGCCCCATTTATAAAACCCCTTTCATCAGCACTCTTTTATTTTATCACATCTCTTATGTCTAATTAAATCATATTTTGTATCATATGCTTTCCCCTGACATAAAAATGTCAACTCGGCGCTTTTACGATGAAACTATTTCAAATTCGACATTAATTCTTGACACTGCCCCTCTGACATCAAGACCTCACGTGGCTTACTTCCTTCACTTGGACCAATTAATCCTGCCGATTCTAAATCATCCACAATTCTAGCTGCACGATTATATCCAATACGGAAACGTCTTTGTAAGAGCGAAGCTGAAACTTTTTTACTTTCAATAATATAAGATAACACTTCTCTCATCAGTGGATCTTCCATCGTATTGCTTTCACTTTGCCCTTGTTCTAAATTTTCTAAGAAATCTTGTTTAATCTCCTCATGTTGGACTTGATTCTTAATAAACTCTACAATTCGAACAACTTCTTCATCCGAAATAAACGCACCTTGCACACGCGTTGGATTTGAAGCTCCCATTGGTAAAAATAACATATCCCCTTTTCCGAGTAACTTCTCCGCTCCTGGCATATCAATAATCGTACGTGAATCGACAGCCGATGAAACACCGAACGCAATACGAGATGGGATATTCGCCTTAATAACTCCGGTAATGACATCTACTGAAGGTCGTTGTGTTGCGATAA is a window of Turicibacter sanguinis DNA encoding:
- a CDS encoding BMP family lipoprotein, yielding MGLNQKRVAIATFAMSLLLCTGCQPFNQSLGTFQTGEEETSSIKLLQPISIETVSEEQEDQQPMTRQVVEVATKLKVGLVDDPHQDLNRELLQKISKELNREYPEIKFEVETPKENNANSYLNTVNQLIASGAQLILIPNSTYEKELETIINNYPDIVFLTFDYYTKSSNVFGVKFHEESAAFLAGVIAALQTNTNKIAYLGYADDSSVENKYGCGFIAGAKAVRSDIEVTEKYILKSISTVDLKQVVKSLYDDHHDIVFERVGSLQHDVIEVAKQYTQNHRPVWVINSVIDLLEEGRLSNGNSVVLTSVLKNVDVAVSNLLNGWLTQEFTLGNQLILGLENGGVRVTLENEQLEGNTVSIVQDYQEKIISGEIVVSTDLTQ
- a CDS encoding BMP family lipoprotein, whose amino-acid sequence is MKKNSISILFFLILSFVLVACNNSSKSEEALKIGMLIDSGSIDDKSFNQGTWEGIQRYVEDHEGVKAQFVQPSGETTEDYVTSGDNLIMAGSNIVIAPGFKFEEAITKLQQENPEVKFVLLDGQPSVESPNTMSIYFAENEAGFLVGMAAALQSKTEKVAFIGGMKIPAVEKFGRGYVAGVAYANQLYGTKTIVTDYQFQGTFYDVQGGQMMAGGMYDKGVDIIFSAAAAVGNGVINEAKARTENQEEVYVIGVDIDQYEEGKLGDDQSVILTSAIKRIDNAAYDALDDIGQSEFRGGEVIIMDAKANGVGIPLENPNLTTETLEKIEAALNLMKNDQLSVPKTAEELTAFLAEYQYDASLINYN
- a CDS encoding BMP family lipoprotein — translated: MKKLLSMFAVAMCATVGLTACGGAEEAKTETPQTGNQTTVKVGMMTDSGTIDDKSFNQGTWAGIQQYAADHTGVEVKYVQPGGEAKEDYLSAADNLIMSGNQIIVAPGFKFEEAINELQVANPDTKFIILDGQPAEMAENTVAIYFAEQEAGFLAGVAAALQTQTGKVGFIGGMKIPAVEKFGFGYVAGVAYANATYGLEVEVADYLYNGTFTDVQGGQAQAGGMYDKGIDIVFVAAGGVGNGVINEAKTRAEAGEEVYVIGVDVDQYEEGVMSNGKSVILTSAIKRIDNAAYENIDAFVNGNFPGGQVITMDAKTNGIGLPEVNPNLTEDTTTKTNEVFEAIKAGTVVAPTSAEELELMLAELGYDASNINFK
- a CDS encoding ABC transporter permease, with amino-acid sequence MKKINFSLADDNVQKKLAPFASVILGFIIGFIVLLCLGYNPAEGFSYLFQGGFKGIMSGNLKQFGNTLLQMTPLVLTGLSVAFAFRTGLFNIGVSGQMLVGGFAAVYCGIILDLPRFIHLPVVVLVAMLAGGVWAIIPGLLKAKFKIHEVVTSIMMNYIALWMVQYGVTTFIPGKYSTESATISETASLKTAWMTSLFDGSSINIGFILAILACLVVWLILDKTTFGYELKAVGFNPDAAHYAGMKVKRNIILSMIIAGCLAGLAGATYYVGYTNHVKIGVLPTQGFDGIAVALLGLNTPIGVFLSAFLFGFMKVGGEFMQAMTAVPKELIDIIISTIIYFSAIALLIQSFFKKVAPKRKDGGVK
- a CDS encoding ABC transporter ATP-binding protein; this translates as MEYVIEMLNITKEFPGIKANDNITLQVEPGEIHALLGENGAGKSTLMSVLFGLYKPEEGCIKVRGKEVKITDPNVATELGIGMVHQHFKLVHNFTVTENIVLGNEPKLFGGRINIKKAAKRVAELSERYNLHVDPYAKIEDISVGMQQRVEILKMLYRNAEILIFDEPTAVLTPQEIEHLMEIMRQLTAEGKSIIVITHKLKEIKAVAKHCTIIRKGKGIGTVVVADTSEQELADLMVGRQVTFKLDKDAAKVGAPVLQVENLTVKNNRGVSALKNLSLTVHEGEILGVAGIEGNGQSELIEAITGLKPADSGIVKLAGNDISKLPVRKRTEAGIGHIPEDRHKHGLVLDYSLEDNFILQTYYQPSFSKGGFLNRQAIREQSEQLIERFDVRSGQGSTTITRSMSGGNQQKAIIAREVVRSPKLLIAAQPTRGLDVGAIEYVHRELIAERDKGRGVLLISLELDEILNVSDRVAVIYEGEIVAILETANTNEKEIGLLMAGAGKQRGEE